From Oncorhynchus keta strain PuntledgeMale-10-30-2019 chromosome 25, Oket_V2, whole genome shotgun sequence, one genomic window encodes:
- the LOC118374929 gene encoding uncharacterized protein LOC118374929 codes for MRPAGLSIFIAILSACVLGCGSMWPYSRPEWQQVNIDRPNEVEIHLVLGPSDVFINDQAYISYASSYIKGKAAKVCVMKANIDQNGQTTFNVLSMPDGMSNALIENADRVKITLISHGYRKLVELTNYGQKHFGVDYNINNMNYHELANVVKVLVSNMKQPQVEMRFIVCNAGTDAASNYMTGFMKEVNNNHLGFQLHKIVAYDTLLSTTDTFNVYQTQMGNVPENLFWSYEQKGMEPFPAVLDHGQMTNEITIKDQRRCLFTYENGNVFRSPLRKITNNNNQMEVDLERNINQLNDQNSFGEQLDMNLHGCYKKRRRRRNVCNSEEYVVKDKSLCIKDGQVEVEVASRRNPEDTHLVSFPLDESRTFYTRQIEENAMHQGSRVKAAGGGALDKINRGMAVYGIVAGFIGAGKFFAENDTARGAFTLTQSLHGLGGLTGVNQQLSKMSQNILKSTISKGTERLGLEKTLERVSGSLERVQESAAGQFMKDIPFVGLGFQFYFIAEDSVAIQTSNNSDPEQKKYYGLKVSNLVLDVSTTVLTIAEVAFPPAALILEPIIIGLTIVRMSLGDFYCDVVSELDRLPKGANDIQKLTAVLKGLGEGALDFGTGGLLRQMKEVDEEYRKNQELLRKLFSPGAYYRIVANDGNVSTIDLTEGELSQYGGLITVRLSNHGNVTIQIGGIDDGRGGVKTIVKTFHNPAIQSIILGVGESRQFLYTQKTANLWWVIPVHSKKVICGELLLRSSLFGTYYGNDKDNSFFALHQPSAEQPPPAPSDPCAYGGLDLDYVIRNYRYTIHGHGGDDIFFLGSQASVLSGGEGRDLYVFPTDGSISEIDNFSHDLFEDHLLIKAPFSRIDCIRNQNDLLLIYGQQKKHQITIRNWFTHSNVDYYQHMTFQSSDGVMFKIADRGLMGHKFHTNCVPETLDNTKSQSLISLRLEGVYQSVIRVLGSNFSDSILGNKRDNVLNGGPGADVLEGGEGADTYEIFPAEGCDIINNYATDQKVDLVVFHVPFQRIRAELLDDGVQVTDEKEPKSTCFHLQKWNTDRQYQHLAFLSSDHVTFYISKSEDSGLVKTPLIVDLSTEQHGSTVNLNKTDQHFHTVVTVFDSPYDDIVVGNVLGNFLSCSGGRDHLQGGGGSDKYVIKSGCGGAHINNLAEDKSSDVLFIQYAWGEIKTELRLPHLVLKVAVVNIEVVLWKWFQGENFQHLVVQTSDGIISTLPLNESDQDVMSPMEINLSKEECIDQKQIFDLSKEPWRKVERFQAKSSKCSYTVIGNSLDNFIDPGIGNIYKYQYLRGGNGSDTYVLGHAYGYENEIDNEAGDMKMDNLFLQVLYEDVEVLLEGPHIIMFSRSRNDSVRVRLLKYLKGPKFQHLLVRSLDGFLFKINGDSYPYKSVLSIDMASSTKSCNISCASSGSEFKNVSRIRGATAFSNYITGSNGSFLITGGNMNDYIHGHQGSEMIASFGGNDIIIGDGGNDVLEGGEGEDEIQGGEGDDLIYGGGGADRIDGGPGIDTVFFSGDVRTGSGVTVDLHSGRGWGADAENDTFTGVERVIGTEFNDLLIGDNEDNQLIGKFGNDSLVPEHGSDLLCGGPGRDLYILDDSSGVKHIDNFASDGIEDSVLIRNFAPQDACFFTLEGNLVVSLHYRDPLLKLIGRDSLTVIFDNWSSNRSLYQHISFAFANNTLTDSSYFNSAVEISPSLKAFNSSLPPFSVTRANETAIEVEDMALGRVGSVAESMFRYHLKVSDQLFHTDTLPWGNSPSLEITGLLSGVLYTFQLYLTRCEVPVLVLWEAAQRTKPNPPVSLKVLHVTHSSVMINWAAPPVGSDPDSERYTYVVLVEEDSGDLVAHFNTSDARAEIRDLKPKCAFRVFVSSVIEEMESQKAVFPPIETLSICFGFIAPSGSTIVEEKMTADGPVAVIECLEGYQLTSSSEIQCTPSALLLHLNRPCVPRSCIHWGNYVPHGRIISVICLGVDFKSRCHYGTFQPTPPFCCSTPPEINNGFHRSLQHSNYITVRYSCDSGYDLFGVSSFTCQVESGEWFPPPRAGILQCKPSPCLAPPQVPHGKFYSPSGSTRNFKGDTLYLRCDHFHHISSEDSTITCHGGDWGLITSACEPDFHLVNIQDGLYDLVGDIVAWRFSFHNIDPYARFACADRQLEFVTLIGTPRSPHVKCRKVKLQTSGSDYTGIVEGNVDEAGWSKVCVEDSTAAKAVCGHLFPGHEWTASVIDSGRFVSQQTHICDVMGCRFIPETLTCSKQIQCRQSCDPYDVPNGQALCASNFEGEKCDITCNRLYNLEVSSQIQCTSSGWSSFPYCIESGDCGYDNESGPHFMKCLSKLWVEAGCSLQTEGSPTRNPKLVRYWNTMTVSEVRRNMAEYPSNNAFTINTVCEEDEECFPAHATVLTSDGSRRTMAELSVGDRVLAVDAAGRPTFSEVLLWLDRRSGSRERYLLLDTEGSEEPLYITPDHVLFIAPDNATTIDLASDARRVPVFAKDVLPGHLIYLHDPSTGSLEAKRVTEVSEAESLGAYAPLTVEGNLVVDGRLVSCYTLQCRQQLAHLTFIPYRLLHILRSSLSVLGFRLLEPPRQGQEDQEGMHWYANALYQLGRWMGYPFSETCYSTDLLSYHYPRPATGSL; via the exons ACTTATGAAAATGGAAACGTGTTTCGCAGCCCCTTGCGAAAAAttactaataataataaccaaATGGAGGTCGATTTGGAAAGAAACATAAACCAGCTTAATGACCAAAACAGCTTTGGGGAGCAGCTAGATATGAACTTACATGGTTGTTATAAGAAGAGGCGACGACGCAGAAATGTGTGCAATTCAGAAGAGTATGTGGTGAAGGACAAGTCACTGTGCATTAAAGACGGTCAAGTGGAGGTTGAAGTGGCAAGCAGGAGGAATCCAGAGGACACCCACCTGGTCTCCTTCCCTCTAGATGAGTCCAGAACCTTCTACACCCGGCAGATCGAAGAGAATGCCATGCATCAGGGCAGTCGGGTGAAAGCGGCCGGTGGGGGTGCCTTGGACAAGATCAACAGAGGCATGGCGGTGTATGGCATTGTGGCTGGCTTCATTGGGGCGGGGAAGTTTTTTGCAGAGAATGATACAGCCAGAGGTGCCTTCACTCTCACCCAGTCTCTACACGGGCTTGGGGGGCTGACTGGCGTGAATCAACAGCtctccaaaatgtcccagaacATATTAAAAAGCACCATCagtaaagggacagagagattggGTCTAGAGAAGACATTGGAGAGAGTAAGCGGCTCACTGGAAAGAGTTCAGGAGAGTGCCGCTGGACAATTTATGAAGGACATTCCCTTCGTTGGCTTGGGTTTCCAATTCTATTTCATAGCTGAAGATTCTGTAGCGATTCAGACAAGCAACAACTCTGACCCAGAACAGAAGAAATATTATGGCTTAAAAGTTTCAAACTTAGTCTTGGACGTGTCAACCACTGTGCTGACCATCGCTGAAGTGGCCTTCCCTCCGGCCGCACTCATTCTGGAGCCCATAATCATTGGCCTGACCATAGTTAGGATGTCTCTCGGTGATTTTTACTGCGATGTTGTGAGTGAGCTGGACCGGCTGCCCAAGGGGGCTAATGACATACAGAAACTGACTGCTGTTTtaaaagggttaggggaaggtgcTTTGGATTTTGGGACTGGAGGGCTGCTGAGACAGATGAAAGAGGTGGATGAAGAATACAGAAAAAACCAAGAGCTTCTGCGGAAATTGTTTTCCCCCGGTGCCTATTACAGAATAGTGGCCAATGACGGTAACGTAAGCACCATCGACCTGACGGAAGGGGAGCTCTCACAATACGGGGGTTTGATAACGGTCCGGCTGTCGAACCACGGCAATGTCACCATTCAGATTGGAGGCATTGATGATGGGCGAGGCGGGGTCAAAACCATTGTGAAAACATTCCACAACCCTGCCATTCAGAGCATCATTCTTGGGGTGGGGGAGTCTCGCCAGTTCCTGTACACCCAGAAGACTGCAAACCTGTGGTGGGTCATCCCAGTGCACTCCAAAAAGGTAATCTGTGGAGAACTCCTGCTCCGCTCCTCCCTGTTCGGCACCTATTATGGGAATGACAAGGACAACTCATTCTTTGCCCTCCATCAACCGTCAGCAGAGCAGCCTCCACCAGCTCCCTCAGACCCTTGCGCTTATGGAGGCCTGGATTTGGACTACGTGATCCGGAACTACCGCTACACCATCCACGGTCATGGGGGGGATGACATTTTCTTTCTCGGGTCGCAGGCTTCGGTGCTCTCTGGCGGAGAAGGGAGGGACCTTTACGTCTTTCCCACAGACGGAAGCATTTCCGAGATTGACAATTTCTCCCACGATTTGTTTGAGGATCACCTGTTGATAAAAGCACCTTTCAGCCGCATTGATTGTATCCGGAATCAAAACGATCTTCTCCTCATTTACGGACAACAGAAGAAGCACCAGATCACCATTAGGAACTGGTTTACCCACAGTAACGTTGACTACTATCAGCACATGACATTTCAGTCTTCTGATGGCGTCATGTTTAAAATAGCAGACAGAGGACTTATGGGGCACAAGTTCCATACTAACTGTGTCCCGGAAACTCTGGACAACACCAAATCCCAAAGTCTGATATCTCTCAGACTGGAGGGGGTTTACCAAAGTGTAATCAGGGTTTTGGGCAGCAATTTTAGTGACAGCATTTTAGGCAACAAGAGGGACAACGTTCTCAATGGTGGTCCGGGAGCAGATGTActtgaaggaggagagggagccgACACCTATGAGATCTTTCCAGCAGAAGGCTGTGATATCATCAACAACTACGCCACAGACCAGAAAGTAGACTTGGTGGTGTTTCACGTGCCCTTCCAGAGGATTCGTGCAGAACTGCTGGATGATGGTGTTCAGGTGACAGACGAAAAAGAGCCGAAGTCAACGTGCTTCCATTTGCAAAAGTGGAACACGGACAGACAATATCAACACTTGGCGTTTCTGTCTTCTGATCATGTGACTTTTTACATCTCAAAAAGTGAAGACAGTGGGCTGGTAAAGACGCCGCTGATTGTCGACCTCAGCACAGAGCAACATGGCAGCACCGTCAACCTCAACAAAACTGACCAACACTTCCACACTGTGGTGACTGTCTTCGACTCCCCCTATGATGACATCGTTGTCGGGAATGTGCTGGGCAATTTCCTCAGCTGCAGCGGGGGCAGggaccacctgcagggaggaggtggCAGTGATAAATACGTCATCAAGTCTGGCTGCGGAGGAGCTCATATCAACAATCTCGCAGAAGACAAATCTAGCGACGTTTTGTTTATCCAGTATGCCTGGGGGGAAATCAAAACAGAGCTTCGATTGCCACACCTTGTTTTGAAGGTGGCAGTTGTTAACATTGAAGTCGTCCTGTGGAAGTGGTTCCAGGGTGAGAACTTCCAACACCTGGTTGTGCAGACTTCTGACGGCATCATCTCCACCTTGCCGCTCAATGAGTCCGACCAGGACGTCATGAGTCCCATGGAAATTAACCTCAGCAAGGAGGAGTGTATAGACCAGAAACAAATATTTGACTTGAGCAAAGAGCCCTGGAGGAAAGTGGAAAGGTTCCAAGCCAAATCTAGCAAGTGTTCATACACTGTGATTGGAAACTCTTTGGACAACTTCATTGACCCTGGCATTGGAAACATTTACAAGTACCAGTACCTGCGGGGAGGCAATGGGTCAGACACCTATGTCCTTGGCCATGCATACGGCTATGAGAACGAAATTGACAACGAGGCAGGAGACATGAAAATGGACAACCTCTTCCTTCAGGTCCTCTATGAAGACGTCGAAGTTCTCCTGGAGGGACCCCACATTATCATGTTCTCCCGCTCTAGGAACGACTCGGTCCGTGTACGCTTGCTGAAGTACTTGAAGGGGCCGAAGTTTCAGCACCTCCTGGTTCGTTCCTTGGATGGATTTCTGTTCAAAATCAATGGTGATTCTTACCCCTACAAGTCCGTTCTCAGCATTGACATGGCATCCTCCACCAAGAGCTGCAACATCAGCTGTGCCTCATCAGGAAGTGAATTCAAAAATGTTTCTAGAATACGTGGCGCCACTGCCTTCAGTAACTACATCACGGGGAGCAACGGCAGTTTCCTTATTACCGGGGGCAACATGAATGACTATATCCATGGCCACCAGGGAAGCGAGATGATCGCGAGCTTTGGAGGAAATGACATCATCATCGGAGATGGCGGGAATGACGTcctggaggggggagaaggggaggatgaAATCCAGGGTGGCGAGGGAGACGACTTAATCTACGGGGGAGGTGGGGCCGACAGGATTGACGGGGGTCCTGGGATAGATACAGTATTCTTCAGTGGAGACGTGCGGACAGGCAGTGGGGTCACGGTGGACCTACACTCAGGCAGGGGGTGGGGAGCAGACGCGGAAAATGACACCTTCACTGGTGTGGAGAGGGTGATTGGGACAGAGTTCAACGACCTGCTGATTGGCGACAACGAGGATAACCAGCTGATTGGGAAATTCGGAAATGACAGTCTGGTGCCGGAACACGGGTCAGACCTGCTGTGTGGGGGGCCAGGAAGAGACCTTTACATTCTGGACGACAGCAGCGGAGTAAAACACATTGACAACTTCGCCTCAGATGGGATCGAAGATAGCGTTCTAATTCGTAACTTCGCCCCCCAGGACGCCTGCTTCTTTACTTTAGAAGGAAACCTTGTTGTTTCTCTGCACTACCGAGACCCTCTTCTAAAACTGATTGGCAGAGACTCGCTCACTGTGATTTTTGATAACTGGAGCAGCAACCGCTCGCTTTACCAACACATCAGCTTTGCCTTTGCAAACAACACCCTGACCGACTCATCCTACTTCAACTCAGCTGTTGAGATTAGCCCCTCCCTCAAGGCTTTTAACTCATCCCTTCCACCCTTCAGCGTGACACGTGCTAATGAGACGGCCATTGAAGTAGAAGACATGGCTCTGGGGAGAGTAGGAAGTGTGGCAGAGTCAATGTTCCGCTATCATTTAAAAGTGTCAGACCAGCTTTTCCACACCGACACTTTACCTTGGGGTAACAGCCCCTCATTGGAAATCACTGGCCTCCTTTCTGGAGTCCTTTACACCTTTCAGCTCTACCTGACGAGATGTGAAGTTCCAGTGTTGGTTTTATGGGAGGCAGCACAGAGAACGAAACCCAATCCGCCAGTGTCTCTGAAAGTGCTGCACGTCACCCACAGCAGCGTGATGATAAACTGGGCGGCACCCCCTGTGGGGTCTGACCCCGACAGCGAGAGGTACACTTACGTGGTGCTTGTGGAAGAAGACAGTGGTGACCTGGTGGCGCACTTCAACACCAGCGACGCTAGAGCGGAAATCCGCGACTTAAAACCCAAATGTGCATTCAGGGTCTTTGTGTCATCGGTAATAGAAGAGATGGAAAGTCAGAAGGCTGTCTTCCCACCAATAGAAACTCTAAGCATATGCTTTGGCTTCATCGCCCCCAGTGGAAGCACTATCGTTGAGGAGAAAATGACAGCGGATGGACCGGTGGCGGTGATTGAGTGCCTGGAGGGCTACCAGCTGACCTCTAGCTCTGAAATTCAATGCACACCATCAGCCCTATTACTACACTTGAATAGGCCCTGTGTCCCCAGAAGCTGCATCCATTGGGGCAATTATGTTCCTCATGGCAGAATTATCTCTGTTATCTGTCTTGGTGTCGACTTCAAAAGCAGATGTCACTACGGTACTTTTCAACCCACCCCTCCGTTTTGCTGCAGTACCCCACCGGAGATCAACAACGGGTTTCACCGTTCCCTGCAACACTCAAACTACATTACAGTCAGATACAGCTGTGACTCAGGGTACGATCTTTTTGGGGTGTCCAGCTTTACATGccaggtagaatcaggagagTGGTTCCCACCCCCTAGAGCTGGAATACTGCAATGCAAACCAAGCCCCTGCCTTGCCCCTCCCCAGGTTCCTCATGGTAAATTCTATTCACCTTCAGGTAGCACAAGGAATTTCAAAGGGGACACTCTGTACTTGAGATGTGATCATTTCCACCACATTTCCTCTGAGGACAGCACCATCACCTGCCACGGTGGTGACTGGGGATTGATAACCTCAGCCTGTGAGCCTGACTTCCATCTTGTCAACATTCAAGATGGCCTTTATGACTTAGTTGGCGATATCGTGGCATGGAGATTTTCCTTCCATAATATTGATCCCTACGCCAGGTTTGCCTGTGCAGATAGACAGTTGGAGTTTGTAACACTGATAGGGACTCCCAGGAGTCCACACGTGAAATGTAGAAAAGTAAAGCTGCAGACAAGTGGCTCGGATTACACAGGGATCGTTGAGGGGAACGTGGACGAGGCCGGTTGGAGCAAAGTTTGTGTTGAAGACTCAACTGCCGCTAAAGCGGTCTGTGGACACCTGTTTCCTGGTCATG AATGGACAGCATCAGTGATCGACAGTGGAAGGTTTGTTTCTCAACAGACACACATCTGCGATGTCATGGGATGTAGGTTCATACCAGAAACATTGACCTGCAGCAAACAGATCCAATGCAGACAGAGCTGTGATCCCTATGACGTTCCCAATGGCCAAGCACTTTGTGCCTCCAATTTTGAAGGAGAAAAATGCGATATAACGTGTAACCGACTCTATAATCTTGAAGTCTCCTCTCAGATCCAGTGTACCAGTTCTGGATGGTCAAGCTTTCCCTACTGCATCG AGAGTGGGGATTGTGGCTATGACAACGAGAGTGGACCCCATTTCATGAAGTGCTTGAGCAAGCTTTGGGTTGAGGCAGGTTGTAGCCTCCAGACCGAAGGTTCTCCTACAAGGAACCCGAAATTAGTAAGATACTGGAACACAATGACTGTGAGTGAGGTGAGGAGAAACATGGCCGAATACCCCAGTAACAACGCATTCACTATAAACACAGTGTGCGAGGAAGATGAGGAGTGCTTCCCCGCCCATGCCACGGTGCTCACCAGTGACGGATCCAGGAGAACCATGGCAGAGCTGAGCGTGGGGGACAGGGTGCTGGCGGTCGACGCTGCTGGCCGGCCCACCTTCAGCGAGGTCCTCCTGTGGCTTGATCGGCGGAGCGGCTCAAGAGAGCGTTACCTCCTGCTGGACACGGAGGGGTCCGAGGAGCCCCTGTACATCACACCTGACCATGTTCTCTTCATCGCCCCCGACAACGCAACAACAATTGACTTGGCCAGCGACGCACGCAGGGTGCCGGTGTTCGCCAAGGATGTCCTCCCGGGCCACCTAATCTACCTGCATGACCCCAGCACTGGATCACTGGAGGCCAAACGTGTGACCGAAGTGAGCGAGGCAGAGAGCCTAGGGGCCTACGCTCCCCTGACTGTGGAGGGGAACCTGGTGGTGGACGGACGCCTAGTTTCCTGCTACACCCTGCAGTGCCGGCAGCAGCTTGCTCACCTCACCTTCATCCCCTACAGGCTCCTCCACATCCTgcgctcttccctctctgtccttggGTTCCGGCTTCTGGAGCCCCCGAGGCAGGGGCAGGAAGACCAGGAAGGTATGCACTGGTACGCGAACGCCTTGTACCAGCTGGGCCGGTGGATGGGGTATCCGTTCAGTGAGACATGCTATTCCACCGACCTGCTGAGCTACCACTACCCCAGACCTGCCACTGGTTCGCTGTGA